A single window of Anaerocolumna chitinilytica DNA harbors:
- a CDS encoding Crp/Fnr family transcriptional regulator: MDVSIQARIQENIIKYTKYIDIDTLGSIVDVNHPITIPKGKLIVAEEEAFFLLSGIFRGFYLDKEGNDITHHFIFENQSYASNFLTTDKPQVCSYEALEDCVVLSINTRKLRESMQINNQLLWLYVQKLEEAMKHKIIRETSLVNKNATERYIDFKQMYPGIEKRVNQIHIASYLGITPVSLSRIRRVIREEN, encoded by the coding sequence ATGGACGTATCAATTCAGGCTAGGATTCAGGAAAACATAATTAAATACACGAAATATATAGATATTGATACTCTAGGCAGTATTGTCGACGTTAATCACCCAATAACGATTCCTAAGGGTAAACTTATTGTTGCAGAAGAGGAAGCTTTCTTTTTGCTTTCTGGTATTTTTCGTGGGTTCTATCTTGACAAAGAAGGCAATGATATAACTCATCACTTCATTTTTGAGAATCAGAGCTATGCATCGAACTTCTTGACAACAGACAAGCCACAAGTATGCAGCTATGAGGCTCTGGAAGACTGCGTAGTTTTATCCATTAATACAAGGAAATTAAGGGAAAGCATGCAAATAAATAACCAGCTTTTATGGTTGTATGTCCAAAAGCTGGAAGAAGCTATGAAACATAAGATTATTCGTGAAACGAGTCTTGTCAATAAAAACGCCACTGAACGCTATATTGACTTCAAACAAATGTATCCCGGTATAGAGAAACGAGTAAACCAAATACACATTGCTTCGTATCTCGGCATTACTCCGGTCTCTCTTAGCAGGATTCGCCGCGTAATTCGTGAAGAAAATTAG
- a CDS encoding YxeA family protein, producing MKKKIGVIAVLSLIIVFGLLLISTGGKVTSVMITDYSVAEGGDVIKLKVGLASSMGYIRTLKTTEDGNKKLITFYSTYGLNSVIGAKNEFQVKLDPFCEEIYFYSGNDEYKLKLQKISGTNEWERVK from the coding sequence GTGAAAAAGAAAATTGGAGTTATTGCTGTACTTTCATTAATAATAGTATTTGGTTTGCTATTAATAAGTACCGGGGGAAAAGTTACAAGTGTTATGATAACTGATTACTCGGTAGCCGAAGGTGGAGATGTAATTAAACTTAAGGTTGGTTTAGCAAGTAGTATGGGATATATTAGAACGCTTAAAACGACGGAAGACGGAAATAAAAAACTTATTACTTTTTATTCAACATACGGCTTAAATAGTGTTATCGGTGCTAAAAATGAATTTCAGGTTAAATTAGATCCATTCTGTGAAGAAATATATTTTTACAGCGGAAATGATGAATACAAGTTGAAATTGCAAAAAATAAGCGGAACAAATGAATGGGAAAGAGTAAAATAG
- a CDS encoding GNAT family N-acetyltransferase, whose protein sequence is MLKTKRLDLVGFDVKYAKDFFELWSDFEVIKYTFTPLLTTIDECINLIEQQIIRTNKDFMDRFVILLNNKAIGMIGCICMDKENLVYGLYYQISRVHWGCGYASEAASVIVQYVLKEYPNAIFKAEAVSENPASAAVLKKIGLKQTYIERNGFKRNNFELDLIHYSNV, encoded by the coding sequence ATGTTGAAAACAAAACGGCTTGACTTGGTTGGATTTGATGTTAAATATGCAAAGGATTTCTTTGAACTATGGAGCGATTTTGAAGTAATAAAATACACATTTACACCTTTATTGACCACCATTGATGAATGTATTAACTTAATTGAACAACAGATAATAAGAACGAACAAAGACTTCATGGACCGATTTGTTATTCTGCTAAATAATAAAGCTATTGGTATGATTGGTTGTATTTGTATGGATAAAGAAAATTTGGTTTACGGGCTTTATTATCAGATTTCTCGTGTTCACTGGGGGTGCGGTTATGCAAGTGAAGCAGCCAGTGTAATAGTACAATATGTTTTAAAGGAATACCCAAATGCCATTTTTAAAGCAGAAGCAGTATCTGAAAACCCAGCAAGTGCAGCTGTATTGAAAAAAATTGGATTAAAACAAACATATATAGAAAGAAATGGGTTTAAAAGAAACAATTTTGAACTTGATTTAATACATTATTCTAATGTTTAG
- a CDS encoding histidine phosphatase family protein, with protein sequence MKLIMVRHGEPNYRPCEERNFIGQGMELAPLSVMGIEQAKNVAKSRFFDNAEIILASPYPRALQTASYIAIETKLDVIVEMDLREWQPDLTFQYKSHKEASNAYKDYRLNNGLYPANEKKNWETAQQVLNRATECLKSYSSRYSKFIVVAHGELIRCLAGGDAVDYCGVVEFDFN encoded by the coding sequence ATGAAATTAATAATGGTAAGACATGGAGAACCTAATTACCGACCATGCGAAGAGCGAAATTTTATTGGACAAGGCATGGAGCTTGCTCCGCTATCTGTTATGGGTATAGAACAAGCTAAGAATGTTGCTAAGAGTAGATTTTTCGATAATGCTGAGATTATATTGGCCTCTCCATATCCAAGAGCACTACAAACCGCGTCCTATATCGCTATTGAAACAAAACTTGATGTAATTGTTGAGATGGATTTGCGTGAGTGGCAACCGGATTTGACCTTCCAATATAAATCACATAAAGAAGCTAGTAATGCATATAAAGATTATCGCTTAAATAATGGATTATATCCTGCAAATGAAAAGAAAAATTGGGAAACAGCACAACAGGTGCTCAATAGGGCAACCGAATGCTTAAAAAGTTATAGCTCTAGGTATAGCAAGTTTATTGTTGTTGCACATGGCGAGTTAATTCGATGTTTAGCAGGTGGAGACGCTGTTGACTATTGCGGTGTAGTTGAATTTGATTTTAATTAA
- a CDS encoding DUF5412 domain-containing protein, which translates to MEWINLKKPVRVGFILLIICVIALYGIYWAFYDMNRLPKGELISEVVSPNGEYTLKAYLVNGGTTVAYCIRGELKYNIGNKKPKTIYWNYRETEAKVEWKDKDTVVINGHSLMVKKDVYDWRREN; encoded by the coding sequence ATGGAGTGGATTAACCTGAAAAAACCTGTAAGAGTTGGATTTATTTTATTAATCATTTGTGTAATAGCATTATATGGTATATACTGGGCATTCTATGATATGAACAGACTACCCAAGGGAGAATTAATATCAGAGGTAGTTTCGCCAAATGGTGAATACACATTGAAAGCTTATTTGGTCAATGGTGGCACTACAGTTGCATATTGTATACGCGGTGAATTGAAATATAATATAGGGAATAAAAAACCTAAAACTATATACTGGAATTATAGAGAAACAGAAGCTAAAGTAGAATGGAAGGATAAAGATACAGTTGTTATAAATGGACATTCCTTGATGGTTAAAAAAGATGTATATGATTGGAGAAGAGAAAATTAA
- a CDS encoding DUF6199 family natural product biosynthesis protein has protein sequence MWILLLILGVIFTVFPKVSWYISNFWKFQDSAQPSSTSLIIYRIGGIVWIIIGIVLYIKK, from the coding sequence ATGTGGATTTTATTGTTGATATTGGGCGTTATTTTTACTGTTTTTCCAAAAGTATCATGGTATATCTCGAATTTTTGGAAATTTCAAGATAGCGCCCAACCTAGTAGTACATCCCTAATAATATATAGAATTGGAGGAATTGTTTGGATAATAATCGGAATAGTTTTATATATTAAAAAATAA
- a CDS encoding S8 family peptidase, with protein sequence MPNSGKADNQLNLALDVPEDVRAKTLDLNVGFIPEVKIWELIVKYSGDLSRVASDLGATVVPLQNEYAIITLRQDLIPKLTGYQEIEFIEKPKRIFYSVNQGRSVSCINPLQTAQYNLFGNGVIVAVIDSGIDYSHPDFRNPDGTTRIIELWDQTIEGTPPAGYAIGTLYSREQINEALKAPTQAEQLAIVPSVDLSGHGTHVTGIAAGNGRASNGVYRGVASQSDLLIVKLGSSISNSFPRTTQLMQGIDFCVKRSLELNKPMAINISFGTNYGSHTGNSLLENYMSEIANRGRINICVGTGNEGTTSKHTSGILSMAPGAAREIVELGVGEYEFTFNLQIWKNFYDKFDITLISPGGTRVGPIPERLGTQQFRIGPTEIYLFYGEPLPYNAQQEIYLEFIPVNDYVETGIWSIELVPRSIVVGNYDMWLPSGGVLNPQTAFLRPTEVTTLTIPSTAERVISVGAYDGSNDSLAFFSGRGFPRNGFPIKPDLVAPGVGINSCAPGGGYRVLSGTSMATPFVTGSCALMMQWGIVENHDPYMYGEKMRAYLIAGARQLSFEPTYPNPTFGYGALCLRNSFMLTQ encoded by the coding sequence ATGCCTAATAGCGGAAAAGCAGACAATCAATTGAATCTGGCTCTAGATGTTCCGGAAGATGTAAGGGCCAAAACCCTTGACTTAAATGTCGGTTTTATACCGGAGGTTAAAATATGGGAGCTAATTGTAAAATACAGCGGTGATCTCTCCCGGGTTGCCAGTGATTTAGGTGCTACCGTAGTTCCTCTCCAGAATGAGTATGCGATTATCACTCTCCGTCAGGATCTCATCCCCAAACTTACCGGTTATCAGGAAATCGAATTTATTGAAAAACCAAAGCGTATATTTTATTCCGTAAACCAGGGAAGAAGCGTCTCCTGTATCAATCCCTTACAGACTGCCCAATATAATCTCTTTGGGAACGGAGTAATCGTTGCTGTTATTGACTCAGGAATTGATTACTCCCATCCTGACTTTCGAAACCCTGATGGAACCACTAGAATTATCGAACTCTGGGACCAGACAATAGAAGGAACTCCGCCAGCCGGTTATGCCATAGGTACTCTCTATTCCAGAGAACAGATTAATGAAGCCCTGAAAGCTCCTACCCAGGCAGAGCAGCTTGCTATCGTTCCCAGCGTTGATTTGTCCGGTCATGGAACACATGTGACCGGAATCGCTGCCGGTAACGGCAGGGCAAGCAACGGGGTGTATCGGGGTGTTGCATCCCAAAGTGATCTGCTGATTGTAAAGCTTGGTTCCTCCATCAGTAATTCCTTTCCCCGTACCACCCAACTAATGCAAGGAATTGACTTTTGTGTGAAACGTTCTCTGGAGCTTAATAAGCCTATGGCAATTAACATCAGCTTCGGTACCAACTACGGCTCTCATACCGGAAATTCACTTCTGGAAAATTACATGAGCGAAATTGCAAACAGAGGAAGGATTAATATCTGTGTCGGTACCGGAAATGAAGGCACTACCAGCAAACATACCAGCGGAATCCTGTCTATGGCTCCTGGAGCAGCCCGAGAAATCGTAGAGCTTGGTGTAGGTGAATATGAATTCACCTTTAACCTTCAGATATGGAAGAATTTCTATGACAAGTTTGATATTACCCTTATATCTCCCGGAGGTACGAGAGTTGGCCCTATTCCCGAGAGACTTGGCACCCAGCAGTTTCGAATTGGCCCAACAGAGATATACTTATTCTATGGAGAACCGCTTCCCTACAATGCCCAGCAGGAAATCTACCTGGAATTCATTCCTGTAAACGATTATGTAGAAACCGGTATCTGGTCGATTGAGCTGGTTCCAAGAAGTATTGTTGTGGGAAATTATGATATGTGGCTTCCCTCCGGCGGTGTGCTAAATCCACAGACTGCTTTTCTGCGCCCGACTGAGGTAACTACTCTTACCATACCTTCCACCGCCGAGAGGGTAATTTCGGTAGGTGCTTACGACGGCTCCAACGATAGTCTGGCTTTCTTTTCCGGACGGGGATTTCCAAGAAACGGCTTTCCAATTAAACCTGATCTGGTAGCTCCCGGTGTAGGTATTAATTCCTGTGCTCCCGGTGGCGGCTATAGAGTCCTTTCCGGAACCAGTATGGCAACTCCTTTTGTTACAGGAAGTTGTGCTCTTATGATGCAATGGGGTATTGTGGAAAATCACGACCCGTATATGTACGGAGAGAAAATGCGTGCTTACTTAATAGCCGGGGCAAGGCAGTTAAGCTTTGAGCCTACGTACCCTAATCCGACTTTTGGTTATGGTGCTTTGTGCTTGCGGAATTCTTTTATGTTGACACAGTGA
- a CDS encoding ROK family transcriptional regulator has product MLSGNTLLIKEVNKNLVRESLKLLRQATKQELAAKTGLSVVTVNSLLADMIKEGEVFEGEMVPSNGGRPSLSYHYNVNFSHGIVVFGHQKENKNCIHLAVVDLSGEIVYREETFIEDIHIDSFEEMIDRGIKKVESVSIIGFGLPGEEEEGIVTINDYSRLIGEEFMSHYKERYKVPVIFVNDVNAAVNGYFHYKGAGGIRNVAGIYFPRLYNPGAGLVLSGEVYTGYKSFAGEIGTMPLGIDWPKLNYSSREETAENIGKLVASFACVIAPEQFVLYGDFFQEGDAIRIKEYVRILLNGKFDAYVVVSEQFEEDFEQGMIRFILEQTGNKYILSRKGL; this is encoded by the coding sequence ATGTTAAGCGGCAATACCCTTCTTATTAAAGAAGTGAATAAAAATCTAGTCAGGGAGAGCTTAAAATTGCTCCGTCAGGCAACAAAGCAGGAGCTTGCGGCTAAGACCGGGCTTAGTGTCGTAACAGTCAATTCGCTGCTGGCAGATATGATAAAAGAAGGCGAAGTATTTGAAGGAGAGATGGTTCCATCCAATGGAGGACGTCCTTCTCTCAGTTACCATTATAATGTTAACTTTAGTCATGGGATTGTAGTATTCGGCCATCAGAAAGAGAATAAGAACTGCATTCACCTGGCGGTTGTTGATTTGTCGGGAGAGATTGTTTATCGTGAAGAGACATTTATAGAAGATATTCATATCGACAGTTTTGAAGAGATGATAGACCGAGGTATTAAAAAAGTAGAATCTGTTTCAATCATCGGTTTTGGACTGCCGGGAGAAGAAGAGGAAGGAATTGTTACGATAAATGATTATAGCAGATTAATCGGTGAAGAGTTCATGTCCCATTACAAGGAGAGATATAAGGTCCCTGTTATCTTTGTAAATGATGTAAATGCAGCTGTGAACGGTTATTTTCATTACAAAGGGGCTGGCGGTATTCGAAATGTTGCCGGCATTTATTTTCCAAGACTCTATAATCCGGGAGCGGGACTAGTGCTTAGCGGAGAAGTCTATACCGGTTATAAAAGCTTTGCCGGTGAGATAGGAACAATGCCCTTAGGAATTGACTGGCCTAAACTTAATTACAGCAGCAGAGAAGAGACAGCAGAGAATATCGGCAAATTAGTCGCTTCCTTTGCATGCGTTATTGCGCCGGAGCAGTTTGTTCTGTATGGTGATTTCTTTCAAGAAGGCGATGCTATAAGAATAAAAGAGTATGTCAGGATTCTTTTAAATGGAAAATTTGATGCCTATGTGGTGGTATCCGAGCAGTTTGAAGAAGACTTTGAACAGGGAATGATACGCTTTATCTTAGAGCAGACGGGCAATAAATATATCTTATCAAGAAAGGGTTTATAA
- a CDS encoding MFS transporter, protein MTLLLLIIIYLAFISLGLPDSLLGSAWPAIQPGLHVPVSYAGIVTMIVSGGTIISSYFSSTIIKRLGTGLVTAISVIMTAAALLGFAASHNFIWFCLLAVPLGLGAGSVDAALNNFVAIHYEARHMSWLHCFWGVGATLGPVVMASFIKEQGRWDLGYRTIGLIQLGLSVILFISLPLWKKVKQEAEAEEEENGVELSRSEILKKKGVLPALFAFFCYCAVESTSGLWGSSFLVFSKGIAPETAAKYVSLFYLGITIGRFLAGFVTMKFSNHTMIRFGEGIIFIGILLLFLPGGSFTLMAGLLLMGFGCAPIYPSLIHETPRRFGKVISQSLMGMQMAFAYIGATFMPPLFGAIANATTFLLYPAALLFFLCLMVILSEKSARGAQES, encoded by the coding sequence ATGACATTACTATTACTAATTATTATCTATCTTGCATTTATCAGTCTCGGTCTTCCGGATTCCCTCCTTGGGTCCGCATGGCCTGCCATTCAGCCGGGACTTCATGTGCCGGTATCCTATGCTGGAATTGTAACCATGATAGTCTCCGGAGGAACCATTATTTCCAGTTATTTTAGCTCAACAATTATAAAGAGGCTTGGAACAGGACTGGTAACGGCAATCAGTGTTATTATGACCGCTGCTGCACTCCTAGGCTTTGCAGCTTCTCATAATTTCATTTGGTTCTGTCTCTTAGCGGTACCCTTAGGGCTTGGAGCAGGCTCTGTAGATGCAGCTCTGAATAATTTTGTAGCCATCCATTATGAAGCAAGGCATATGAGTTGGCTCCATTGTTTTTGGGGAGTAGGGGCTACTTTAGGACCAGTGGTTATGGCGTCCTTTATAAAGGAGCAGGGAAGATGGGACTTGGGTTACCGGACTATTGGACTGATTCAGTTAGGGCTTTCCGTGATTCTTTTTATTTCCCTGCCCCTTTGGAAAAAAGTGAAACAGGAGGCAGAAGCAGAGGAAGAGGAAAATGGTGTTGAATTAAGCCGAAGTGAGATTCTGAAAAAGAAAGGGGTATTGCCGGCTCTATTTGCCTTCTTTTGCTATTGTGCGGTGGAATCCACGTCAGGACTTTGGGGAAGCAGTTTTCTTGTCTTCTCGAAGGGAATAGCTCCGGAAACAGCTGCGAAGTATGTATCTCTTTTTTATCTGGGTATTACGATAGGAAGGTTTCTGGCAGGGTTTGTTACTATGAAGTTTAGCAATCATACTATGATTCGATTTGGAGAAGGAATCATCTTCATTGGTATATTGCTGTTGTTCCTTCCTGGCGGCAGCTTCACTTTAATGGCTGGTCTTCTTTTGATGGGCTTTGGCTGTGCGCCTATTTATCCCAGCTTGATTCATGAGACTCCAAGGCGATTTGGAAAGGTAATATCCCAGTCTTTGATGGGAATGCAGATGGCATTTGCTTATATCGGGGCAACCTTCATGCCTCCGCTTTTCGGAGCAATAGCCAATGCTACTACTTTCCTGCTTTATCCGGCAGCACTGCTTTTCTTCCTTTGTCTGATGGTCATACTGTCTGAAAAAAGTGCACGAGGAGCTCAGGAAAGCTGA
- a CDS encoding ABC transporter ATP-binding protein — protein sequence MNKNYFDIKSIMRIIYYEKIYIIILFCTSVLILFFNLSEPILAQMFINKVIYAIKNEKTLFYGVLWIIVFSVKSITEYIKKRTYTIHRGRVIKNIQKEIFRKSMQLSSRKAEEMGTGYISSRMNDDADSLDGLMCDNLIGFVFSIIQGIWVLILMIRMNQILAICAIIIAIGYVSVQFFYPLKELYKNFAEVRSKYNKDIFDTLQGLRVIKVHNSQAYEQDRFESIISNLIQVKNKREFADIFRRTASSYLYALGTPVIYFVGGILILKGQCTVGIIVAFIMLYNLFASSCMTIGTFFPQFNISVGAAERIQEFLNIPGDEESASFNESNFNDYKDSLRKCDTMPIIQFNRVSFSYNNDDQYSVKDITFSVYPNEHIAIVGPSGSGKSTLANLLMRLEEPSTGSIYLCGKPITDFDLHTVRDFFSYIQQDSYLFGRTVYENISQGKALTLSEIEKVLNDAYADSFISDWQLDVNTLVSEKGKSMSGGEKQRLCIAREFAKNAPILIMDEATSSLDALADDMVLKAIDGISRNRTVITITHKLSSIKNADKIYVLKEGKIVESGTHETLMANKDLYFTMYNHQE from the coding sequence ATGAATAAAAATTACTTTGATATAAAAAGCATAATGAGAATTATTTATTATGAAAAAATATATATTATTATTCTTTTTTGTACATCTGTACTTATCTTGTTTTTTAATCTGTCGGAACCTATTTTAGCTCAAATGTTTATTAATAAAGTTATATATGCAATTAAAAATGAAAAAACTTTATTCTATGGTGTACTTTGGATAATTGTTTTTTCTGTAAAATCCATTACTGAATATATTAAAAAACGAACATACACTATTCATAGAGGCAGAGTAATAAAAAACATCCAGAAGGAAATATTCAGAAAAAGCATGCAATTATCTTCAAGAAAAGCAGAAGAAATGGGGACAGGTTATATCAGTTCTAGAATGAATGATGATGCTGACTCATTGGACGGTCTGATGTGTGATAACTTGATAGGTTTCGTTTTTTCAATAATACAAGGAATTTGGGTGCTGATTTTAATGATTCGTATGAATCAGATTTTGGCGATTTGCGCGATTATAATTGCTATAGGTTATGTTAGCGTTCAATTTTTTTATCCCCTAAAAGAATTATATAAAAATTTTGCTGAAGTACGTTCAAAGTATAATAAAGATATTTTTGATACTCTTCAGGGATTAAGAGTGATTAAAGTACACAATAGTCAGGCATATGAGCAGGATAGATTTGAAAGTATTATTTCAAACTTAATTCAGGTGAAAAATAAGCGAGAATTTGCAGATATATTCAGACGTACAGCCAGTTCCTATCTTTACGCATTAGGAACACCAGTGATTTATTTTGTAGGTGGGATATTAATTCTAAAGGGACAGTGTACAGTTGGTATAATTGTTGCATTTATCATGCTATATAACCTCTTTGCATCAAGTTGTATGACGATTGGAACCTTTTTTCCTCAGTTTAACATTTCAGTTGGAGCAGCGGAACGGATTCAGGAATTTCTTAACATACCAGGAGATGAGGAGTCAGCATCTTTTAATGAGAGTAATTTTAACGATTATAAAGACAGTTTGAGAAAATGTGATACTATGCCGATTATTCAGTTTAATCGGGTATCATTTTCATATAACAACGATGACCAATATTCAGTGAAAGATATTACTTTTTCAGTATATCCTAATGAACACATAGCTATTGTAGGTCCTAGTGGATCTGGAAAAAGTACTCTTGCTAATCTTTTAATGAGGCTTGAAGAGCCTTCCACGGGTAGTATTTATCTTTGTGGAAAGCCAATAACAGACTTTGACTTACATACAGTAAGAGATTTTTTTAGCTATATACAGCAAGATAGTTATTTGTTTGGCAGAACTGTTTATGAAAACATATCTCAAGGTAAAGCTTTAACACTTTCGGAAATAGAGAAAGTTCTTAATGATGCATATGCGGATTCTTTTATTTCAGATTGGCAATTAGACGTCAATACGCTTGTTAGCGAAAAGGGAAAATCGATGTCAGGAGGTGAAAAGCAACGGTTATGTATAGCAAGAGAATTTGCAAAAAACGCCCCAATACTAATTATGGATGAAGCGACCTCTTCATTAGATGCTTTGGCTGATGATATGGTTTTAAAGGCTATTGATGGAATATCAAGGAATCGTACTGTAATAACCATTACTCATAAATTAAGCAGTATAAAAAATGCTGATAAAATATATGTTTTAAAGGAAGGTAAAATTGTAGAATCAGGAACCCATGAGACGCTTATGGCGAATAAGGACCTTTATTTTACGATGTATAATCATCAAGAGTGA
- a CDS encoding MATE family efflux transporter, with protein sequence MKKFGSGSRKEQVINDFTKGSVVENILRLALPMTLAQLVNVLYSVIDRVYIGLIPQNATLSMTGIGLTLPITTIIIAFANLFGMGGAPLCSIARGRGDREEAERIMGNSFALLLLFSVFLTILGFMLKRPLLYLFGASNETFPYANAFISIYLLGNLFVMVSLGMNSFINSQGFSGIGMATVLLGAITNIILDPIFIFVFHMGVTGAALSTVISQFLSAFWVFRFLISKKALIRLKFSNIRLQLSTVKKISALGLSGFMMAITNSIVQIVCNKSLQFYGGDLYVGVMTVLNSIREIISMPVSGLTNGSQPVIGYNYGAGAYSRVRRSIKFVSVTCISYTLAAWGLLHAFPHFFIRIFNHNPALVQAAMPAVRIYFFGFFMMSLQFAGQSVFVALGKAKYAVFFSILRKIVIVVPLTLILPHFFNSGITGVFLAEPVSNFIGGTACFLTMLNVVLKELKEKEQN encoded by the coding sequence TTGAAAAAATTTGGATCAGGCTCCAGAAAAGAGCAGGTAATCAATGATTTTACAAAAGGAAGCGTGGTTGAGAATATTTTAAGGCTTGCGCTTCCCATGACTCTGGCACAATTGGTTAATGTTTTGTATAGCGTTATTGACCGGGTGTATATCGGATTGATTCCACAGAATGCAACTCTTTCTATGACGGGTATCGGCCTTACACTTCCCATCACTACTATTATTATAGCTTTTGCCAACCTCTTTGGTATGGGTGGTGCCCCTCTTTGCTCTATTGCCAGAGGCAGAGGTGACAGGGAGGAGGCGGAACGGATTATGGGCAACTCTTTTGCCCTACTGTTATTATTTTCTGTTTTTCTGACTATTCTTGGGTTTATGCTGAAGCGTCCTTTATTATATCTTTTCGGTGCAAGCAATGAGACTTTTCCCTACGCCAATGCTTTTATCAGCATATATCTTCTGGGGAATCTTTTTGTAATGGTAAGCCTTGGCATGAACAGCTTTATCAATTCCCAAGGTTTTTCCGGTATCGGTATGGCAACAGTACTGCTTGGTGCTATTACTAATATTATTCTTGATCCGATTTTTATTTTTGTTTTTCATATGGGTGTTACCGGTGCTGCTCTTTCAACGGTAATTTCGCAGTTTCTGTCCGCCTTCTGGGTCTTTCGTTTTCTTATCAGTAAAAAGGCTCTGATTCGATTAAAGTTCTCAAATATCCGTCTTCAGCTCTCCACCGTCAAAAAAATCTCCGCCCTTGGCCTGTCGGGCTTTATGATGGCAATCACAAATAGTATTGTCCAGATTGTGTGTAATAAAAGCCTTCAATTCTATGGGGGAGATTTATATGTAGGTGTTATGACAGTATTAAATTCTATTCGTGAAATCATATCCATGCCGGTATCCGGTCTGACAAATGGTTCCCAGCCGGTTATAGGTTATAACTACGGTGCGGGAGCGTATAGCAGGGTGCGCAGGTCAATCAAGTTCGTATCCGTTACCTGTATTTCCTATACCCTTGCTGCCTGGGGATTATTACATGCATTTCCTCATTTTTTTATTCGGATATTTAATCATAACCCTGCCTTGGTTCAGGCTGCCATGCCTGCTGTTCGGATTTATTTCTTCGGTTTCTTTATGATGTCCCTGCAATTCGCCGGTCAATCCGTCTTTGTGGCCTTGGGAAAGGCCAAATATGCGGTGTTTTTCTCTATCTTAAGAAAGATTGTAATAGTAGTTCCTTTAACACTAATACTGCCTCACTTTTTTAACTCCGGTATTACCGGTGTTTTTTTAGCGGAGCCTGTTTCCAATTTTATTGGCGGAACTGCTTGTTTTCTGACTATGTTAAATGTTGTATTAAAAGAGTTAAAAGAGAAGGAGCAAAACTGA